A region of the Methanomassiliicoccales archaeon genome:
GCGCCCGGTTGTTCGGCCCTATCATGATGCGCAGGATGTGCGGCACCACCAGTCCGACGAAACCGATGACCCCGACGTACGCCACCGCGGCCGCGGTCACCAGCGCGGACGCGACCAGAAGCTGAAGCCTTATCTTCCTGACCTCCACACCAAGGTCCATCGCGTGGGCGTCCCCCAGCATCATCGCGTTGAGGTCTCGGGAGCTGGACAACATTATCAGACATCCCGCGGTGATCAGCGGGGCCACGATCATGATGTTGTTCCAGTTGGCGTTGGTAAGATTACCCATGGTCCAATAGATGATACCCTGCATCTGGTCTCCCGCCAGGTACGTCAGGAGGGATACGATGGCTGAAAGGAACGATCCGACCGCTATGCCTGCCAGAAGAAGTGTTTCGGTCGGTACGCGCCCCCCGACATGGGCTATCGAATAGACCAGGAACAGGGTGGCCATGCATGTCACGAACGCCAGTAAAGGGATCAGTAACAACGAGGGGATCCACGATATCGTGAAGGTGAGTCCGATGGCTGCGCCAAGAGAAGCTCCTGAAGAGAGTCCCAGTATGTACGGGGAGGCCATGGGATTCCTGAACAAGGCCTGCATGACCCCTCCAGCTATGGCCAGTCCTGCCCCGATGAGGCAGGCCATGATCACGCGGGGAAGGTTCATCTTCCATACTATGATGATGTTCGTCTCTGACCCAATGCCTAAAAGCGCCCAGAAAGCCTCCTCGAAGGACAGAGGAACGAATGCCTGCGCCAGGTCCAGGACCATGAATATGATCAGAATGATTAACAAGGCCGCAAAGACCGTTATCGTCCTTCTACGCCTCTT
Encoded here:
- a CDS encoding iron chelate uptake ABC transporter family permease subunit, which encodes MENVAKRRRRTITVFAALLIILIIFMVLDLAQAFVPLSFEEAFWALLGIGSETNIIIVWKMNLPRVIMACLIGAGLAIAGGVMQALFRNPMASPYILGLSSGASLGAAIGLTFTISWIPSLLLIPLLAFVTCMATLFLVYSIAHVGGRVPTETLLLAGIAVGSFLSAIVSLLTYLAGDQMQGIIYWTMGNLTNANWNNIMIVAPLITAGCLIMLSSSRDLNAMMLGDAHAMDLGVEVRKIRLQLLVASALVTAAAVAYVGVIGFVGLVVPHILRIMIGPNNRALLPATLLGGAAFLLMCDYISRVIAPSLGILPIGIMTALIGAPYFIYLLRRRRSEMGWD